One window from the genome of Gadus morhua chromosome 16, gadMor3.0, whole genome shotgun sequence encodes:
- the LOC115560702 gene encoding intraflagellar transport protein 80 homolog isoform X1: MQQRATMRLKTSLLKEPKHKELVSCVGWTTADELFSCSEDHQILRWNLLTSETSLVVRLPEDTYPIDLHWFPKTVGGKKLVQADTFVLTSTDGKFHLASKSGRIEKSVEAHKGAVLAGRWNYDGTALITAGEDGQIKIWSKSGMLRSTLAQQGSPVYSVAWGPDSDRILYTSGRQLVIKPLQPSAKVIQWKAHEGLILKADWNSVNELILSGGEDCKYKVWDSYGRLLYSSSPQDYPVTSLAWAPDGEVFAVGSFNTLHLCDKTGVRNSSGGSWSHTELFRVHSYRTAIPVANPHSIGVHRSCALPFKQCFSAHC; the protein is encoded by the exons ATG CAACAGCGTGCAACCATGAGGTTGAAAACATCGCTTCTGAAGGAGCCAAAAC ATAAGGAACTTGTGAGCTGTGTTGGATGGACCACAGCCGATGAATTGTTCTCATGCAGTGAGGACCATCAGATACTCCGATGGAACCTGCTGACCAGTGAGACTAGCCTGGTGGTCCGGCTGCCAGAGGACACCTACCCCATTGATTTgcactggttccccaaaacggTGGGAGGCAAGAAGCTTGTACAGGCGGATACATTTGTCCTCACAAGCACTGATG GGAAATTCCATCTGGCTTCCAAAAGCGGACGAATCGAGAAGAGCGTGGAAGCCCACAAAGGAGCCGTTCTGGCCGGGCGATGGAACTACGATGGCACGGCTCTGATCACAG CTGGAGAGGATGGGCAGATAAAGATCTGGTCTAAAAGTGGTATGCTGCGTTCGACACTGGCACAGCAAG GTTCTCCGGTGTATTCTGTAGCCTGGGGTCCAGACTCCGACAGAATCCTCTACACATCAGGAAGACAATTAGTCATCAAACCCCTGCAACCCAGTGCTAAAGtcatacag tggAAGGCTCACGAAGGGCTCATCCTGAAGGCGGACTGGAACTCTGTGAACGAGCTCATCCTGTCGGGAGGCGAGGACTGTAAATACAAG GTGTGGGACAGCTATGGCCGCCTGctgtactcctcctctccccaggaCTACCCGGTCACCTCCCTGGCCTGGGCTCCGGACGGGGAGGTGTTTGCGGTGGGCTCCTTCAACACCCTGCACCTCTGCGACAAAACCGGGGTAAGAAACAGCAGCGGCGGCAGCTGGAGCCACACAGAGCTATTCAGGGTCCACAGCTATCGTACCGCGATCCCAGTAGCTAACCCCCATTCCATTGGAGTGCATAGAAGCTGTGCGCTTCCATTCAAACAATGCTTTTCTGCTCATTGTTAG
- the LOC115560702 gene encoding intraflagellar transport protein 80 homolog isoform X2: MRLKTSLLKEPKHKELVSCVGWTTADELFSCSEDHQILRWNLLTSETSLVVRLPEDTYPIDLHWFPKTVGGKKLVQADTFVLTSTDGKFHLASKSGRIEKSVEAHKGAVLAGRWNYDGTALITAGEDGQIKIWSKSGMLRSTLAQQGSPVYSVAWGPDSDRILYTSGRQLVIKPLQPSAKVIQWKAHEGLILKADWNSVNELILSGGEDCKYKVWDSYGRLLYSSSPQDYPVTSLAWAPDGEVFAVGSFNTLHLCDKTGVRNSSGGSWSHTELFRVHSYRTAIPVANPHSIGVHRSCALPFKQCFSAHC, from the exons ATGAGGTTGAAAACATCGCTTCTGAAGGAGCCAAAAC ATAAGGAACTTGTGAGCTGTGTTGGATGGACCACAGCCGATGAATTGTTCTCATGCAGTGAGGACCATCAGATACTCCGATGGAACCTGCTGACCAGTGAGACTAGCCTGGTGGTCCGGCTGCCAGAGGACACCTACCCCATTGATTTgcactggttccccaaaacggTGGGAGGCAAGAAGCTTGTACAGGCGGATACATTTGTCCTCACAAGCACTGATG GGAAATTCCATCTGGCTTCCAAAAGCGGACGAATCGAGAAGAGCGTGGAAGCCCACAAAGGAGCCGTTCTGGCCGGGCGATGGAACTACGATGGCACGGCTCTGATCACAG CTGGAGAGGATGGGCAGATAAAGATCTGGTCTAAAAGTGGTATGCTGCGTTCGACACTGGCACAGCAAG GTTCTCCGGTGTATTCTGTAGCCTGGGGTCCAGACTCCGACAGAATCCTCTACACATCAGGAAGACAATTAGTCATCAAACCCCTGCAACCCAGTGCTAAAGtcatacag tggAAGGCTCACGAAGGGCTCATCCTGAAGGCGGACTGGAACTCTGTGAACGAGCTCATCCTGTCGGGAGGCGAGGACTGTAAATACAAG GTGTGGGACAGCTATGGCCGCCTGctgtactcctcctctccccaggaCTACCCGGTCACCTCCCTGGCCTGGGCTCCGGACGGGGAGGTGTTTGCGGTGGGCTCCTTCAACACCCTGCACCTCTGCGACAAAACCGGGGTAAGAAACAGCAGCGGCGGCAGCTGGAGCCACACAGAGCTATTCAGGGTCCACAGCTATCGTACCGCGATCCCAGTAGCTAACCCCCATTCCATTGGAGTGCATAGAAGCTGTGCGCTTCCATTCAAACAATGCTTTTCTGCTCATTGTTAG